Proteins encoded in a region of the Neodiprion virginianus isolate iyNeoVirg1 chromosome 2, iyNeoVirg1.1, whole genome shotgun sequence genome:
- the LOC124299309 gene encoding uncharacterized protein LOC124299309 has translation MSTLNESQSSTDDDEENLEALKEATDSQFLKDSLFYNKPETGNDVEAEKSVLPKSLRRNVELMEEYNKFGVSQDFKNFVAKQLAKSLDKSVQEVVYKNGSVSKPKKSKKNTSGIRLLRDSKVNLSHIEEENFNHNIKYRRKTEDKINLDEHISRCAEAAIEPDLILSKASTLAWADTTKGTLYKYKTQDNRVLTEIS, from the exons ATGTCAACTTTGAACGAGTCTCAATCGAGTACGGACGACGATGAAGAGAATTTGGAAGCATTAAAAGAAGCTACAGACTCTCAGTTTTTAAAAGATTCCTTATTTTACAACAAGCCAGAAACTG GAAATGATGTAGAAGCTGAAAAATCTGTATTACCAAAATCGTTGCGGAGAAACGTCGAATTGATGGAAGAATATAACAAATTTGGAGTGTCtcaagattttaaaaattttgttgccAAACAGCTGGCCAAATCTTTAGATAA ATCTGTCCAAGAAGTCGTCTACAAAAATGGCAGCGTTTCAAAGCCcaagaaaagtaagaaaaatacatCAGGGATAAGATTATTGAGGGActcaaaagtaaatttaaGCCACATTGAGgaggaaaatttcaaccataatataaaatatagaaGAAAAACTGAGGATAAAATCAATTTGGATGAGCACATTTCTAGGTGTGCAGAAGCTGCCATTGAACCAGATTTGATTTTATCCAAAGCCAGTACTTTAGCGTGGGCAGACACAACAAAAGGAActttatacaaatataaaacaCAGGATAACAGAGTTCTGACAGAAATCAGTTAA
- the LOC124299251 gene encoding myotubularin-related protein 3 isoform X1: MDTSEEPTSLQSICHLGASELFPKHTVESEDPSLTVPFTPLSGESVLALGRTSDGVLALSNYRLYLQLNQSNYNIPLGLIEQLEVKEIFFLHITCKDAPSLSCAFSTNEHCLEWFKRLHKLTYPRKSIEDIFAFAYYAWCVEEGKDYPRLGKDPSSYTTTFQSEVERLKFNLHGTWRISQINVDYKMCPSYPPQLLVPACITDDTLENVAKFRSSRRIPAVVWRHVNNGAVIARSSQPEVGWLGWRSSDDEDLLKALSDACAYDRGESTMIDPSLGYTDSPEATITSPGNKKVLIVDARSYTTAVANRARGGGCECPEYYPSCDIQFMNLPNIHSIRKSFHAVRQLCASDADPPNWLSLLEGTRWLQHMSGLLRAAVTVASAIERDGRPVLVHCSDGWDRTPQIVALAQLLLDPYYRTIEGFQILCEREWFDFGHKFADRCGQTIGCDDPNERCPVFLQWLDCVHQLIRQFPCGFQMSPEYIVKLAQHTYSQLFGTFLCNNRQERLQFRVRERTFSVWRFLNSNSFVNYLYSPSKHQVLWPSCSVRDLVLWSEVYLGSMVTSTGDNKDKQTVGIIDIEGGEGDEPQSQMTKTRSYGDLIHAQDHNVYPHRRLSDPSITLEKKFDSMNFENNDKVEKNTLSDSIQAVHENTVENVNLRKDYKAEIPSGSPVNPSVDSSTDTLIPNGDPVNNAVDIDNEISQRAPSEESILTWGDANHLRSTCNCNRAHDGSDVSDISAPLLSRTPSSACPASPIHQDNTIENSDKLDDIDGLPVICSDIQMRLQQIDVENKLKVEALRKELHTTRLALIKKVCNHNTDIDRIDDIGSLPDSVGSAGEHGESLPSDMSWEAVEDLGPAPVLWVPDHAVNRCMGCDTEFWLGRRKHHCRGCGKIFCADCSENSTPLPSEQLYNPVRVCSDCFSRLHHVSPCQHTKLHAMKIHDNETEPVSSTEITTCHRIITAMASATKVQPIGKDTCTNSAMATQQKLPSSLTAAPN; this comes from the exons ATGGATACTTCCGAGGAACCGACGAGTCTGCAATCTATTTGCCACCTGGGTGCATCTGAGTTATTTCCAAAACACACAGTGGAAAGCGAAGACCCGTCTTTGACTGTTCCGTTCACTCCGCTTAGCGGAGAATCCGTTTTGGCGCTCGGACGCACTTCGGATGGCGTGCTCGCACTTTCGAACTATCGCTTGTACCTACAACTCAATCAATCAAACTATAATATACCGTTGGGTCTTATCGAGCAGCTTGAAGTAAAAGAGATATTCTTTCTCCATATAACTTGTAAAGATGCACCATCGTTGAG CTGCGCATTCTCCACAAACGAGCATTGCTTGGAATGGTTCAAGCGCCTGCACAAGCTCACTTATCCTAGGAAAAGTATCGAAGATATATTTGCATTTGCCTATTACGCCTGGTGTGTCGAAGAAGGCAAGGATTATCCACGATTGGGGAAGGATCCATCCTCTTACACTACTACCTTTCAATCAGAA GTGGAACGTCTGAAGTTCAATCTTCACGGTACCTGGCGTATTAGTCAAATAAATGTGGACTACAAAATGTGCCCATCATATCCTCCCCAGCTTTTAGTACCTGCTTGTATAACGGATGACACGCTCGAAAACGTTGCTAAATTCAGAAGCTCCAGACGAATTCCGGCGGTTGTGTGGAG GCATGTCAATAACGGCGCAGTAATAGCACGCAGCAGTCAACCTGAAGTTGGCTGGCTAGGATGGCGAAGCTCCGACGATGAAGATCTGCTCAAAGCTCTTTCCGACGCTTGCGCGTACGACAGAGGGGAATCAACAATGATTGACCCTTCGCTTGGGTACACAGATTCCCCAGAAGCAACAATTACCTCTCCTGGGAATAAG AAAGTTCTGATAGTTGACGCGAGATCCTACACAACAGCGGTAGCGAATAGAGCACGCGGAGGTGGATGCGAATGCCCAGAATATTACCCAAGCTGCGACATCCAGTTCATGAACCTTCCTAACATACATTCAATACGAAAGAGCTTTCACGCCGTCAGACAGCTTTGCGCTTCCGACGCGGATCCACCAAA TTGGCTGAGTTTACTCGAAGGTACTCGATGGCTCCAACACATGTCCGGCTTACTCAGGGCAGCTGTAACTGTTGCTTCTGCTATTGAACGGGATGGACGACCAGTGCTTGTGCATTGCAGCGACGGATGGGACAGGACCCCACAAATCGTTGCCTTAGCTCAGTTGCTATTAGATCCCTATTACCGGACAATAGAG GGTTTCCAAATTCTCTGCGAAAGAGAATGGTTTGATTTTGGTCACAAATTTGCCGATCGGTGCGGCCAGACTATAGGCTGCGACGACCCGAACGAACGTTGCCCTGTATTTCTACAGTGGCTGGATTGCGTGCACCAATTGATACGTCAATTTCCGTGCGGTTTTCAGATGTCCCCAGAATATATC GTCAAGTTGGCGCAGCATACATATTCACAGCTCTTTGGAACATTCCTGTGTAATAATAGACAAGAGCGACTACAATTTAGAGTGCGAGAGCGCACTTTCTCCGTTTGGCGTTTTCTGAACTCAAATTCTTTTGTCAATTACCTGTATTCACCTTCAAAGCACCAG GTTCTATGGCCTAGCTGCAGTGTGCGTGACCTTGTGTTGTGGTCTGAGGTGTATCTAGGCTCTATGGTTACGTCGACAGGAGACAACAAGGACAAACAAACAGTTGGCATAATTGATATTGAAGGAGGAGAAGGGGACGAACCTCAAAGCCAGATGACAAAGACACGATCATACGGTGATTTGATACATGCTCAAGACCACAACGTGTACCCACATAGAAGACTGAGCGACCCCAGCATTACATTAGAAAA aaaatttgattcaatgAATTTCGAGAATAAtgataaagttgaaaaaaacacGTTGAGTGATAGTATTCAGGCCGTACATGAAAACACAGTTGAAAACGTGAATTTGAGAAAGGATTATAAGGCTGAGATACCGAGCGGATCACCTGTCAATCCTTCGGTTGATAGTTCTACTGATACACTTATACCAAATGGCGATCCTGTTAACAATGCTGTTGATATTGATAACGAGAT ATCCCAAAGGGCACCATCCGAAGAGTCGATACTAACTTGGGGAGATGCGAATCACCTTCGCAGCACTTGTAATTGCAACAGAGCTCACGACGGCAGCGATGTCAGCGACATAAGCGCACCTTTACTATCAAGAACCCCTAGCAGCGCTTGTCCTGCCTCGCCGATTCATCAAGATAACACAATTGAAAATTCTGATAAGCTAGATGATATTGACGGATTGCCTGTTATATGCAGTGACATTCAAATGCGATTGCAGCAAATAGACGTAGAAAATAAG cTGAAGGTTGAAGCCTTGCGAAAGGAATTACACACAACAAGGCTAGCTCTGATTAAAAAAGTCTGCAATCACAACACTGACATTGATCGCATTGACGACATT GGGTCATTGCCGGATTCAGTTGGCAGTGCAGGTGAACACGGAGAATCGCTTCCCTCCGACATGTCTTGGGAAGCTGTGGAAGATCTGGGCCCAGCACCGGTCCTATGGGTGCCTGATCACGCAGTTAATCGTTGTATGGGATGCGACACAGAATTTTGGCTTGGAAGACGCAAGCATCACTGCAG AGGCTgtggtaaaatattttgtgcAGACTGTTCGGAGAACTCGACTCCGCTGCCTAGTGAACAGCTCTACAATCCAGTCAGAGTTTGTAGCGACTGTTTCTCGCGACTGCATCATGTAAGTCCCTGTCAACACACGAAACTCCATGCAATGAAAATTCACGATAATGAAACTGAGCCAGTATCAAGCACTGAGATAACGACATGCCATAGAATAATAACTGCGATGGCGTCGGCAACTAAAGTTCAACCAATTGGCAAAGACACATGCACTAATTCAGCAATGGCCACTCAGCAAAAATTGCCTTCCTCGCTTACCGCTGCTCCAAACTGA
- the LOC124299251 gene encoding myotubularin-related protein 3 isoform X2, which translates to MDTSEEPTSLQSICHLGASELFPKHTVESEDPSLTVPFTPLSGESVLALGRTSDGVLALSNYRLYLQLNQSNYNIPLGLIEQLEVKEIFFLHITCKDAPSLSCAFSTNEHCLEWFKRLHKLTYPRKSIEDIFAFAYYAWCVEEGKDYPRLGKDPSSYTTTFQSEVERLKFNLHGTWRISQINVDYKMCPSYPPQLLVPACITDDTLENVAKFRSSRRIPAVVWRHVNNGAVIARSSQPEVGWLGWRSSDDEDLLKALSDACAYDRGESTMIDPSLGYTDSPEATITSPGNKKVLIVDARSYTTAVANRARGGGCECPEYYPSCDIQFMNLPNIHSIRKSFHAVRQLCASDADPPNWLSLLEGTRWLQHMSGLLRAAVTVASAIERDGRPVLVHCSDGWDRTPQIVALAQLLLDPYYRTIEGFQILCEREWFDFGHKFADRCGQTIGCDDPNERCPVFLQWLDCVHQLIRQFPCGFQMSPEYIVKLAQHTYSQLFGTFLCNNRQERLQFRVRERTFSVWRFLNSNSFVNYLYSPSKHQVLWPSCSVRDLVLWSEVYLGSMVTSTGDNKDKQTVGIIDIEGGEGDEPQSQMTKTRSYGDLIHAQDHNVYPHRRLSDPSITLEKKFDSMNFENNDKVEKNTLSDSIQAVHENTVENVNLRKDYKAEIPSGSPVNPSVDSSTDTLIPNGDPVNNAVDIDNEISQRAPSEESILTWGDANHLRSTCNCNRAHDGSDVSDISAPLLSRTPSSACPASPIHQDNTIENSDKLDDIDGLPVICSDIQMRLQQIDVENKLKVEALRKELHTTRLALIKKVCNHNTDIDRIDDIGSLPDSVGSAGEHGESLPSDMSWEAVEDLGPAPVLWVPDHAVNRCMGCDTEFWLGRRKHHCRGCGKIFCADCSENSTPLPSEQLYNPVRVCSDCFSRLHHNNNCDGVGN; encoded by the exons ATGGATACTTCCGAGGAACCGACGAGTCTGCAATCTATTTGCCACCTGGGTGCATCTGAGTTATTTCCAAAACACACAGTGGAAAGCGAAGACCCGTCTTTGACTGTTCCGTTCACTCCGCTTAGCGGAGAATCCGTTTTGGCGCTCGGACGCACTTCGGATGGCGTGCTCGCACTTTCGAACTATCGCTTGTACCTACAACTCAATCAATCAAACTATAATATACCGTTGGGTCTTATCGAGCAGCTTGAAGTAAAAGAGATATTCTTTCTCCATATAACTTGTAAAGATGCACCATCGTTGAG CTGCGCATTCTCCACAAACGAGCATTGCTTGGAATGGTTCAAGCGCCTGCACAAGCTCACTTATCCTAGGAAAAGTATCGAAGATATATTTGCATTTGCCTATTACGCCTGGTGTGTCGAAGAAGGCAAGGATTATCCACGATTGGGGAAGGATCCATCCTCTTACACTACTACCTTTCAATCAGAA GTGGAACGTCTGAAGTTCAATCTTCACGGTACCTGGCGTATTAGTCAAATAAATGTGGACTACAAAATGTGCCCATCATATCCTCCCCAGCTTTTAGTACCTGCTTGTATAACGGATGACACGCTCGAAAACGTTGCTAAATTCAGAAGCTCCAGACGAATTCCGGCGGTTGTGTGGAG GCATGTCAATAACGGCGCAGTAATAGCACGCAGCAGTCAACCTGAAGTTGGCTGGCTAGGATGGCGAAGCTCCGACGATGAAGATCTGCTCAAAGCTCTTTCCGACGCTTGCGCGTACGACAGAGGGGAATCAACAATGATTGACCCTTCGCTTGGGTACACAGATTCCCCAGAAGCAACAATTACCTCTCCTGGGAATAAG AAAGTTCTGATAGTTGACGCGAGATCCTACACAACAGCGGTAGCGAATAGAGCACGCGGAGGTGGATGCGAATGCCCAGAATATTACCCAAGCTGCGACATCCAGTTCATGAACCTTCCTAACATACATTCAATACGAAAGAGCTTTCACGCCGTCAGACAGCTTTGCGCTTCCGACGCGGATCCACCAAA TTGGCTGAGTTTACTCGAAGGTACTCGATGGCTCCAACACATGTCCGGCTTACTCAGGGCAGCTGTAACTGTTGCTTCTGCTATTGAACGGGATGGACGACCAGTGCTTGTGCATTGCAGCGACGGATGGGACAGGACCCCACAAATCGTTGCCTTAGCTCAGTTGCTATTAGATCCCTATTACCGGACAATAGAG GGTTTCCAAATTCTCTGCGAAAGAGAATGGTTTGATTTTGGTCACAAATTTGCCGATCGGTGCGGCCAGACTATAGGCTGCGACGACCCGAACGAACGTTGCCCTGTATTTCTACAGTGGCTGGATTGCGTGCACCAATTGATACGTCAATTTCCGTGCGGTTTTCAGATGTCCCCAGAATATATC GTCAAGTTGGCGCAGCATACATATTCACAGCTCTTTGGAACATTCCTGTGTAATAATAGACAAGAGCGACTACAATTTAGAGTGCGAGAGCGCACTTTCTCCGTTTGGCGTTTTCTGAACTCAAATTCTTTTGTCAATTACCTGTATTCACCTTCAAAGCACCAG GTTCTATGGCCTAGCTGCAGTGTGCGTGACCTTGTGTTGTGGTCTGAGGTGTATCTAGGCTCTATGGTTACGTCGACAGGAGACAACAAGGACAAACAAACAGTTGGCATAATTGATATTGAAGGAGGAGAAGGGGACGAACCTCAAAGCCAGATGACAAAGACACGATCATACGGTGATTTGATACATGCTCAAGACCACAACGTGTACCCACATAGAAGACTGAGCGACCCCAGCATTACATTAGAAAA aaaatttgattcaatgAATTTCGAGAATAAtgataaagttgaaaaaaacacGTTGAGTGATAGTATTCAGGCCGTACATGAAAACACAGTTGAAAACGTGAATTTGAGAAAGGATTATAAGGCTGAGATACCGAGCGGATCACCTGTCAATCCTTCGGTTGATAGTTCTACTGATACACTTATACCAAATGGCGATCCTGTTAACAATGCTGTTGATATTGATAACGAGAT ATCCCAAAGGGCACCATCCGAAGAGTCGATACTAACTTGGGGAGATGCGAATCACCTTCGCAGCACTTGTAATTGCAACAGAGCTCACGACGGCAGCGATGTCAGCGACATAAGCGCACCTTTACTATCAAGAACCCCTAGCAGCGCTTGTCCTGCCTCGCCGATTCATCAAGATAACACAATTGAAAATTCTGATAAGCTAGATGATATTGACGGATTGCCTGTTATATGCAGTGACATTCAAATGCGATTGCAGCAAATAGACGTAGAAAATAAG cTGAAGGTTGAAGCCTTGCGAAAGGAATTACACACAACAAGGCTAGCTCTGATTAAAAAAGTCTGCAATCACAACACTGACATTGATCGCATTGACGACATT GGGTCATTGCCGGATTCAGTTGGCAGTGCAGGTGAACACGGAGAATCGCTTCCCTCCGACATGTCTTGGGAAGCTGTGGAAGATCTGGGCCCAGCACCGGTCCTATGGGTGCCTGATCACGCAGTTAATCGTTGTATGGGATGCGACACAGAATTTTGGCTTGGAAGACGCAAGCATCACTGCAG AGGCTgtggtaaaatattttgtgcAGACTGTTCGGAGAACTCGACTCCGCTGCCTAGTGAACAGCTCTACAATCCAGTCAGAGTTTGTAGCGACTGTTTCTCGCGACTGCATCAT AATAATAACTGCGATGGCGTCGGCAACTAA
- the LOC124299303 gene encoding protein OPI10 homolog, translating into MFGLIVSGRLVQTDFQQVGETQYVITIPDADNVNHVVIFLTGTVPFPDGLGGAVYFSWPDPNAPPNWQNLGFISNAKPSAIFKISNLKKNHEFENINQTMFGVEKISHDAQIGISIEPLSIIEQQSAAVAEETSNAMTTFSQKMLAHFFNYVSSFSVTQQQMLPNPSENFVPLSIMQNWYTTFLRRLEQNPNFWKA; encoded by the exons ATGTTCGGACTAATTGTATCCGGAAGATTG GTACAAACAGACTTCCAACAAGTGGGCGAAACACAATATGTTATTACTATTCCCGACGCGGACAATGTTAATCATGTTGTCATATTTCTTACTGGCACAGTGCCATTTCCTGATGGATTAGGCGGAGCTG TATACTTCAGCTGGCCAGATCCAAATGCTCCGCCAAATTGGCAGAATCTTGGATTTATCTCGAATGCAAAACCATCGGCaatcttcaaaatttcaaacctcAAGAAAAAccacgaatttgaaaatatcaatcaaACGATGTttggagttgaaaaaatttcgcatgACGCTCAAATTGGTATATCTATTGAGCCCCTCAGTATAATAGAACAACAGAGTGCCGCTGTTGCGGAAGAAACAAGTAATGCAATGACTACATTCAGCCAGAAAATGCTAGCACACTTTTTCAACTATGTTTCAAGTTTCTCTGTGACACAGCAGCAAATGTTACCGAACCcttctgaaaattttgtaccTCTTTCTATTATGCAAAATTGGTACACTACGTTCCTACGAAGATTGGAGCAAAATCCAAATTTCTGGAAAGCTTGA